In Desulfomonile tiedjei DSM 6799, a genomic segment contains:
- a CDS encoding heavy metal translocating P-type ATPase — protein MHKNHENSSAKQTDTASEQEHHEQEHAGPAHHVDHTGHEVLFRRKFWVCLVLSAPVLLFSPMLQSWLGFGMPQIPGSNLISPFFSVIVFLYGGLPFLQMAKPEILDSKPGMMTLISLAITVAFLYSLAALFLKSETFFWELVTLIDVMLLGHWIEMRSIRQASGALDELAKLRPDTAERLSEDGEVEEIPIDRLKEGDRVLVRPGATIPADGIIEEGESDVNESMVTGESKYVRKTPGSKVIGGTINQDGSLRVKVTAIGEGTALAGIMRLVKQAQQSKSKTQLLADRAAGWLFYIALGTAILTGIAWTIVVGFRVETISRVATVLVIACPHALGLAIPLVIAITTGLGAQKGILVRDRVALEKAKSVNTIIFDKTGTLTKGEFGVVGVATVNDWTEERALMFAASAESDSEHTVARGILQAAKDRGLDPPRASDFSAIKGRGVKVTVENQTIHLGGPRLMEMLHAELPPELEEFTNTGDEKGWTIIYLLQDEKPVAAFGLADVIRSESREAVQRIHEMGIKVSMVTGDSHAVAQSVARELGIDEFFAEILPEHKDKKVVELQERGDLVAMVGDGINDAPALSRADIGIAIGSGTEVAVESAGIILVNDNPLDVSRVIALSRSSYRKMVQNLAWASGYNVVALPLAAGVLAPWGIVPSPAIGAVFMSLSTVIVAINAQLLRRQEL, from the coding sequence ATGCATAAAAACCACGAAAACAGTTCAGCAAAGCAAACGGATACAGCTTCTGAACAGGAGCATCACGAACAGGAACACGCCGGTCCGGCTCATCATGTCGATCATACCGGTCATGAGGTCTTGTTCCGCCGCAAATTTTGGGTATGCCTTGTCTTGAGCGCACCAGTGCTGCTTTTCAGCCCGATGCTGCAGAGTTGGTTGGGATTCGGTATGCCTCAAATTCCGGGAAGCAACCTTATATCGCCATTCTTTTCCGTGATCGTCTTCCTGTATGGCGGTCTGCCTTTTCTACAAATGGCAAAACCGGAAATCCTGGATAGCAAACCCGGGATGATGACTCTGATCTCGCTGGCCATAACGGTTGCCTTCCTGTACAGTCTGGCGGCATTGTTTTTGAAATCGGAAACCTTCTTCTGGGAACTCGTCACTCTGATCGACGTCATGCTTCTCGGGCACTGGATTGAAATGCGCAGTATTCGCCAGGCCTCGGGAGCGCTCGATGAATTGGCAAAATTGCGACCCGACACAGCGGAACGGCTTTCTGAAGATGGTGAAGTGGAAGAGATTCCTATCGATCGGTTGAAAGAAGGCGATCGCGTTTTAGTGCGCCCGGGAGCGACCATTCCTGCAGACGGCATTATTGAGGAAGGTGAATCGGACGTCAATGAATCCATGGTAACCGGCGAATCAAAATACGTCCGAAAGACTCCCGGATCGAAAGTCATTGGAGGAACCATAAACCAGGATGGAAGCCTTCGAGTAAAAGTTACCGCCATAGGGGAAGGAACTGCACTGGCGGGCATCATGCGGTTGGTAAAACAAGCGCAGCAGAGCAAGTCCAAAACGCAATTACTTGCCGACAGAGCTGCGGGGTGGCTGTTCTATATTGCTCTGGGAACTGCGATACTCACCGGTATTGCATGGACCATAGTAGTTGGTTTCCGCGTCGAAACTATCTCACGAGTAGCCACAGTCCTTGTAATTGCATGCCCGCACGCTCTGGGACTTGCTATTCCGCTCGTCATAGCCATAACCACGGGATTGGGGGCTCAAAAAGGGATACTTGTGCGGGATAGAGTTGCCCTGGAAAAGGCGAAATCCGTAAACACCATCATATTCGACAAGACAGGAACATTGACAAAAGGCGAATTCGGGGTTGTCGGGGTGGCAACCGTGAACGACTGGACCGAAGAAAGAGCGCTCATGTTTGCTGCATCTGCGGAATCGGATTCGGAACACACGGTAGCACGAGGGATTCTTCAGGCTGCGAAAGATAGGGGTCTCGATCCTCCCCGGGCCTCTGATTTTTCGGCAATAAAAGGCCGGGGCGTCAAAGTAACTGTAGAGAATCAGACGATCCATTTGGGCGGACCGCGTCTGATGGAAATGCTCCATGCCGAATTGCCCCCTGAACTCGAGGAATTCACAAACACGGGGGATGAGAAAGGGTGGACGATTATATACCTTCTCCAAGATGAAAAGCCTGTTGCTGCTTTCGGTCTTGCAGATGTGATCCGCTCGGAAAGCCGGGAAGCTGTTCAGCGAATCCACGAAATGGGGATCAAGGTTTCCATGGTCACGGGAGACAGCCATGCGGTTGCCCAATCAGTGGCAAGGGAGTTGGGCATTGATGAATTCTTCGCAGAAATTCTTCCCGAGCACAAAGACAAAAAAGTTGTAGAGCTACAAGAGCGTGGCGATCTCGTTGCCATGGTTGGAGACGGGATCAATGACGCTCCGGCATTGAGTCGTGCGGATATTGGAATAGCAATCGGAAGTGGCACGGAAGTAGCTGTGGAGTCTGCAGGCATCATTCTCGTGAACGATAACCCTCTGGATGTCTCCCGCGTCATCGCGCTGAGCAGGTCAAGCTACAGAAAGATGGTCCAAAACCTTGCCTGGGCTTCGGGGTACAATGTTGTGGCTCTGCCCCTGGCTGCCGGAGTTCTCGCTCCCTGGGGTATTGTCCCCTCCCCTGCCATAGGAGCGGTATTCATGTCTCTCAGCACGGTGATTGTGGCAATCAATGCCCAACTCCTGAGACGGCAGGAATTGTAG
- the feoB gene encoding ferrous iron transport protein B yields the protein MKKDRRTLLVALAGQPNCGKSTVFNMLTGARQHVANYPGVTVEKKWGSYSSDDYKVEVVDLPGTYSLTSYSQEERIARDSILLDRPDAVVAVVDAANLERSLYLVFQLMELQVPIVLCLNMMDVAENRGFKINLPLLASELGIPVIPTVAKKSKGKKELKEAVEQIASQPEREISNWRLPYGSELEPALETLTDRLTECNHFAKDFPGRWLAVKLMENDPEAQRLVLQHWDCNNGSGGKVLCQYAEELRHEFIERTRKSPEKTIAAGRYRLAAQIGEKSLLKTYGSEQTLTDKIDAILLQPILAPILLAAILLTFYQVTMVYGTKLADWAFPFFQSIKIFVAQLFPASADLLREGLLQSLIVNGLVGGVVAILYYLPIFLVLFACIAILEDSGYMARVAFIMDRVLRGFGLHGQSTLPMILGGVVVGGCAVPGIMATRAMKDEKARLVTILIMPLMNCLAKIPFYVLIVGLFFAAYQGVVLFGISVFSFMMALAMAKIFSSYLVTGESAPFVMELPAYHLPTVDGVIRRAIERTWLFVKKIVTIVAAVMIVVWFFVTFPGIGLERELYYDSLERQAEEQLQRDAGTANPYLSLLSGPDLVSLMHFRDRYAKAVQDAGDNESRLKEIANRFATENPAFFIIANKGEGLNGVVDKHAAKAATALRKFDQKIRKAARERRKEIIHESWAGKFGRAIEPVTHLAGFNWRINIAIISSFAAKESLVGTLGTIYSVEHGSTPGNLGSSIRSTERGWTLGHALAILVFMALFPPCLATLMTIKNETGRTKWMVFAAVYPVVIGFILACFVFQLGSVLF from the coding sequence ATGAAGAAGGACCGTCGTACCCTACTTGTCGCTCTCGCAGGCCAGCCTAATTGCGGAAAATCCACTGTTTTCAACATGCTCACGGGTGCCCGGCAACATGTGGCCAATTATCCCGGGGTGACTGTCGAGAAGAAGTGGGGAAGCTATTCCTCGGATGACTATAAAGTAGAAGTGGTCGACCTCCCCGGAACCTATAGTCTCACCTCGTATTCGCAAGAGGAAAGGATTGCGCGAGATTCCATTCTATTGGACCGCCCGGATGCCGTAGTTGCTGTTGTTGATGCCGCGAATCTCGAAAGAAGCCTTTATCTGGTATTCCAACTCATGGAGTTGCAGGTACCTATCGTTCTTTGCCTAAACATGATGGATGTTGCCGAGAACCGCGGTTTTAAAATCAACCTGCCACTTTTAGCGTCCGAACTTGGAATACCTGTCATTCCTACGGTAGCAAAGAAAAGCAAAGGAAAAAAGGAATTAAAGGAAGCTGTTGAACAGATCGCTTCGCAGCCGGAACGGGAGATTTCCAACTGGAGGCTCCCGTACGGATCCGAATTGGAACCTGCACTGGAAACACTGACGGATCGCCTGACCGAATGTAACCATTTTGCTAAAGACTTTCCCGGTAGGTGGCTTGCCGTAAAGTTGATGGAGAACGATCCGGAAGCGCAGAGGCTCGTTCTCCAACACTGGGACTGCAACAACGGTTCGGGCGGCAAGGTGCTCTGCCAATACGCGGAAGAGCTGCGACACGAATTTATAGAACGCACAAGGAAATCCCCTGAAAAAACCATTGCTGCGGGCCGATATCGTCTCGCTGCACAAATTGGCGAAAAGTCGCTGCTGAAAACCTATGGATCTGAGCAAACCCTCACCGACAAAATCGATGCAATACTTCTCCAGCCGATTCTGGCGCCGATCCTACTCGCAGCTATTCTTCTCACTTTCTATCAGGTCACTATGGTGTACGGCACCAAGTTGGCAGATTGGGCTTTTCCGTTCTTTCAAAGCATCAAGATTTTTGTAGCGCAGCTATTTCCTGCGTCAGCGGACCTCTTGCGAGAAGGGCTCCTGCAATCTCTCATCGTCAATGGTCTTGTCGGCGGAGTTGTTGCAATACTCTATTATCTCCCCATATTTCTGGTTCTTTTCGCGTGCATAGCGATCCTCGAGGACAGCGGCTATATGGCCCGTGTGGCATTCATTATGGATAGAGTCTTGCGGGGATTTGGGCTCCACGGACAATCGACTCTGCCTATGATTCTCGGTGGAGTAGTCGTTGGAGGCTGCGCTGTACCCGGAATTATGGCGACTCGAGCCATGAAAGACGAAAAAGCCAGATTAGTGACTATCCTGATTATGCCGCTGATGAATTGCCTCGCAAAAATTCCTTTCTATGTCCTCATTGTAGGGCTCTTTTTTGCTGCTTATCAAGGAGTAGTACTCTTCGGTATCTCTGTATTCAGTTTCATGATGGCTCTGGCAATGGCGAAAATCTTCAGCAGCTATCTGGTGACAGGTGAGTCCGCCCCTTTCGTGATGGAGCTTCCTGCTTACCACTTGCCAACCGTGGATGGAGTGATTCGACGGGCCATCGAGCGAACCTGGTTGTTCGTTAAGAAGATTGTGACAATTGTAGCCGCAGTCATGATTGTGGTGTGGTTCTTTGTCACCTTTCCCGGAATTGGGCTGGAGAGGGAACTCTATTACGACTCTCTGGAAAGACAGGCCGAAGAACAACTTCAGCGCGATGCAGGGACCGCAAATCCCTACCTAAGTCTTCTCTCCGGTCCCGATCTGGTCTCATTGATGCACTTCAGAGACCGTTACGCAAAGGCCGTGCAGGATGCCGGTGACAATGAAAGTCGTTTGAAAGAAATAGCGAACCGATTCGCCACCGAAAATCCGGCATTCTTCATAATAGCAAACAAGGGCGAAGGATTGAATGGAGTTGTGGACAAGCACGCAGCAAAAGCAGCGACAGCACTGAGGAAATTCGACCAGAAGATCAGAAAAGCTGCACGGGAACGTCGTAAAGAAATCATTCACGAGAGTTGGGCAGGCAAATTCGGACGAGCCATTGAACCGGTCACTCATCTGGCAGGCTTCAACTGGCGCATCAACATAGCAATCATCAGCTCGTTTGCTGCCAAGGAAAGCCTGGTAGGAACACTTGGCACGATCTATAGCGTGGAGCATGGCAGCACTCCCGGGAACCTCGGCAGTTCCATCAGATCTACCGAAAGAGGATGGACGCTGGGACACGCATTGGCGATTCTTGTGTTCATGGCACTTTTTCCGCCGTGTTTGGCAACACTTATGACGATCAAGAACGAGACCGGCCGAACAAAATGGATGGTTTTTGCGGCAGTCTATCCTGTTGTTATCGGCTTCATCCTGGCCTGTTTCGTATTTCAATTAGGTAGTGTTCTTTTCTGA
- a CDS encoding DUF2325 domain-containing protein, whose amino-acid sequence MKARRKVWELQHQTICKVVGMAFDLGELKKLARKFGISQTDPLVDHEFALHSTAVHLCSSDNKVSRHIQKLIESKYLRYSRRLSALDARELIEAVTEGKGNADIPLWAVLWNLATRESADRASVETALFGFIHMLEHRLVRDFWKSAAAKTQEREEESNAIEELTRLKRQMLDAQAELDRREKVIEQLRLQLADARNSPPANAEPERQPAAWVGPQRIDQTDKIARLQLLLDEARSRNQDLEEECTRLRADIDVLARDICRKACDESPENEQDAPCSCPCRDFLKQKHVAMVGGIDSLESHYRQLVEHLGGTFHRHHGDCRAGECLIHDCVRRADLVVCPVEVNSHNAVKSVKKLCKKYGVPCCFPRTAGLSGFRTAIEEHFAESEVA is encoded by the coding sequence ATGAAAGCCCGGAGAAAAGTTTGGGAACTCCAGCACCAGACAATCTGCAAGGTTGTTGGCATGGCATTCGACCTGGGAGAACTCAAGAAATTAGCAAGGAAGTTCGGTATCTCTCAAACCGATCCGCTTGTGGATCATGAATTTGCGCTTCATTCGACTGCAGTGCATCTTTGCAGCAGTGATAACAAGGTCTCTCGGCATATTCAGAAATTGATAGAATCCAAGTATCTCCGGTATTCCCGGCGACTGTCGGCTCTGGACGCGCGCGAGCTCATCGAAGCGGTTACCGAAGGCAAAGGAAATGCGGATATTCCCCTCTGGGCAGTGCTGTGGAATCTCGCGACGAGAGAATCGGCGGACAGGGCTTCAGTTGAAACCGCACTCTTCGGATTCATCCATATGCTCGAGCACCGATTGGTCCGCGATTTCTGGAAATCCGCAGCGGCAAAGACCCAGGAACGTGAGGAAGAGAGTAACGCTATAGAGGAATTGACTCGACTGAAAAGACAAATGCTCGATGCTCAGGCTGAATTGGATCGCCGTGAAAAGGTCATTGAACAGCTTCGCTTACAGCTTGCTGACGCAAGAAACTCACCACCAGCCAATGCAGAACCTGAGAGGCAGCCGGCGGCGTGGGTTGGTCCTCAGAGAATCGATCAGACAGACAAAATCGCACGTTTACAATTGTTGCTGGATGAGGCGCGCTCCCGGAATCAGGATCTTGAAGAAGAATGCACCAGGCTGCGTGCAGATATCGATGTGCTGGCACGCGACATTTGCCGTAAGGCTTGCGACGAGTCTCCTGAAAATGAACAAGACGCTCCTTGTTCATGTCCTTGCCGAGATTTCCTCAAGCAGAAGCATGTGGCCATGGTGGGAGGAATAGATAGCTTGGAGAGCCATTACCGGCAGCTCGTAGAGCATCTGGGTGGCACATTCCATCGCCATCACGGGGATTGTCGGGCAGGCGAATGCCTCATTCACGATTGCGTCCGCAGAGCTGACTTGGTGGTGTGTCCGGTAGAGGTGAACAGTCACAACGCTGTGAAGTCGGTGAAAAAGCTTTGCAAGAAATACGGAGTCCCGTGCTGTTTTCCGCGTACGGCAGGATTAAGCGGCTTCAGAACAGCCATCGAAGAACATTTCGCAGAATCCGAGGTTGCTTGA
- a CDS encoding FeoA family protein, with protein sequence MTLDQLTPGQECRVCDVSLEGAQLQRLLDMGFIEGTLIKVIRNAPLLDPLDVEIRGYLVAIRRNEAMGVEVAIA encoded by the coding sequence ATGACACTGGATCAGCTAACCCCCGGCCAGGAGTGCAGAGTTTGCGATGTGAGTCTCGAAGGAGCCCAGCTCCAGCGACTTCTTGACATGGGATTTATCGAAGGCACTTTGATAAAGGTGATTCGCAATGCTCCGCTTCTTGACCCTCTCGATGTCGAGATCCGCGGGTACCTCGTGGCAATAAGACGAAACGAGGCCATGGGCGTGGAGGTCGCAATCGCATGA
- a CDS encoding ankyrin repeat domain-containing protein: MTGGRIRVVIRLRFVVLLMLILLPCGWTARATTALDSQLIEAAKQGDLTLVKNLLDEGTIVNAKLKDGSTALMWATIPGNIELVKLLLDKGADVNAKADDESSVLMWAAIMGHQDVVNLLKSRGAEMTLHIAAMLGDKAEVQRLIEAGVDVNAKDQNGWTALMNAAQKGHTEIMRLLMERGADVNACRNDSSTALLDAIGSARMDAIVLLLQAGADINERRKGDENFLLPTPLMHAVLWEQTYVVKFLVDRGADVNAATPWGTTTLMFAAGSGNAEIAESLLAKGAEVNLRQKDAWTALKIAEKNGDKKMIELLKAYGARHYKEISPERKK, from the coding sequence ATGACAGGTGGACGCATTCGCGTGGTTATAAGGCTGCGATTCGTTGTGCTTTTGATGCTGATCTTGCTGCCCTGCGGTTGGACAGCACGGGCGACAACCGCTCTAGATTCTCAGCTCATAGAAGCAGCGAAGCAAGGCGATCTCACGCTGGTCAAGAATCTTCTGGACGAAGGCACCATAGTAAATGCAAAGCTCAAGGATGGTTCAACTGCGCTTATGTGGGCAACTATACCCGGAAATATTGAACTAGTGAAGCTGCTACTGGACAAAGGCGCAGATGTCAATGCGAAGGCCGATGACGAGTCCAGCGTTCTTATGTGGGCAGCTATCATGGGGCACCAGGATGTAGTGAATCTGCTCAAGTCGCGTGGAGCAGAAATGACTTTGCACATCGCCGCAATGCTGGGGGACAAGGCAGAGGTGCAACGACTCATAGAGGCCGGAGTCGATGTGAATGCAAAGGACCAGAACGGCTGGACGGCTCTTATGAATGCCGCCCAGAAAGGGCATACTGAAATCATGAGACTGCTCATGGAAAGGGGGGCTGACGTCAACGCATGCCGCAACGATAGTTCCACAGCACTCCTGGATGCAATTGGCAGTGCACGCATGGACGCAATTGTGCTCCTCCTCCAAGCAGGCGCCGATATTAATGAAAGGCGCAAAGGCGACGAGAATTTCCTGTTGCCCACTCCCCTTATGCACGCTGTCCTGTGGGAACAAACTTATGTGGTAAAGTTTCTCGTGGACAGAGGCGCTGACGTCAATGCGGCAACCCCTTGGGGAACGACAACCCTCATGTTCGCAGCCGGGAGCGGTAATGCAGAGATTGCAGAATCGTTACTTGCCAAGGGCGCTGAAGTCAACCTTCGCCAAAAAGATGCATGGACAGCACTGAAGATAGCTGAAAAAAATGGCGACAAGAAGATGATCGAGCTACTCAAGGCGTATGGCGCTCGGCATTATAAAGAGATTTCCCCGGAGAGAAAAAAGTGA
- a CDS encoding class I SAM-dependent methyltransferase, whose product MQRYGKPSLPLLKHKRNFFEENDEILAEQKRVLKLYAAQPRRSQCKNCHCKLQEIAFSKLGIDYLICPNCGHLNGGHEDTDAFVAQLYINADSKSLASVYRVEDIEAYQRRVADIYLPKIDFLIEALREEGLSPLDLSYADLGAGSGYLVQAFLSRGAEKAIGYEVSLSQVAFANAMIPGERIRLHSLDEISEIAKALCADVVTLIGVLQHLRHPELLLRSLQENANVRYLYFSVPIFSPCIFFEMVFSSVMQRQLSGGHTHLYTESSIDWFCNKFGFKRVAEWWFGTDMFDLYRSIGVSLRQAPETGSMCERWWEIMKSAIDEMQLALDRRRLSSEVHMLVKLKR is encoded by the coding sequence ATGCAGCGTTACGGAAAACCCAGTTTGCCGTTATTAAAACACAAACGAAATTTCTTTGAAGAGAACGACGAGATACTCGCGGAGCAAAAACGAGTCCTGAAGTTGTATGCTGCTCAACCAAGGAGATCCCAATGCAAGAATTGCCACTGCAAACTCCAGGAGATTGCGTTTTCGAAGCTTGGAATCGATTATCTGATATGTCCCAATTGTGGTCACCTCAACGGGGGACATGAGGACACGGACGCATTCGTAGCGCAATTGTACATAAACGCTGATTCGAAGAGTCTCGCATCCGTCTACAGGGTAGAGGATATCGAAGCTTATCAGCGACGGGTCGCTGACATTTACCTGCCCAAAATCGATTTCCTGATCGAAGCACTTCGTGAAGAAGGATTGTCCCCTCTGGATTTGTCTTATGCAGATCTGGGCGCAGGCAGCGGTTACCTGGTTCAGGCGTTCCTGAGCCGTGGGGCTGAAAAAGCGATCGGGTATGAAGTGTCACTGTCTCAGGTAGCTTTCGCAAACGCGATGATTCCAGGAGAGAGGATCAGACTTCACAGTCTCGATGAAATCAGCGAAATCGCCAAGGCTCTTTGTGCTGACGTGGTCACGCTCATAGGAGTTCTTCAGCATCTTCGGCATCCGGAGTTATTGCTACGATCTCTGCAAGAGAACGCTAATGTGCGTTACCTTTATTTCTCAGTCCCGATTTTCAGTCCGTGTATATTCTTTGAAATGGTTTTTTCATCCGTGATGCAGCGCCAGCTTTCGGGAGGTCATACTCATTTATATACAGAGTCTTCTATCGATTGGTTCTGCAATAAGTTCGGGTTTAAGCGTGTAGCCGAGTGGTGGTTTGGAACGGACATGTTCGATCTCTATCGTTCAATCGGTGTTTCTTTGCGTCAGGCACCTGAGACGGGGAGCATGTGCGAACGATGGTGGGAGATCATGAAGTCGGCAATCGACGAGATGCAGCTTGCCTTGGATCGTCGGCGACTTTCCTCGGAGGTCCACATGCTCGTAAAGCTGAAGCGCTGA
- a CDS encoding two-component system sensor histidine kinase NtrB, producing the protein MIRKHRSLQTEKMHDNEILIKEIAHDFKNILIIIKGFTELAIESIRKDGKPHLHLQTVIEAATRGEKVVSQMLTLSLPDKQAMRQIDIVPIVAETIGLLRASVPDTVSIRFGVSEDMRPILADATQIHRLLLNLCTNSVHSMRECGGLLHVELGRVELDPGMAADIHPTLKPGSYLQITVSDTGCGIDPDIMERIFEPYFTTKTNGEGSGLGLAVVSRIVKGHGGAITVKSVPGKGTTCQAFLPTVECASTFCPLGRVAPLQSMRKEASEGLLRDDVQHLHVDIERIYKNIEHLEKYLKEHRIESSRLSGLRTDVQDLDVHLYEVISHLMHDREQSRSRRTVQEEAVRD; encoded by the coding sequence ATGATAAGAAAACATCGATCGCTGCAAACGGAAAAAATGCATGATAACGAAATCTTGATAAAAGAGATCGCCCATGATTTCAAAAACATTCTCATAATTATCAAGGGATTCACCGAACTCGCGATAGAGTCGATTCGTAAAGATGGCAAGCCCCATCTGCATCTGCAGACCGTAATCGAAGCAGCCACTCGGGGCGAGAAAGTGGTGAGTCAAATGCTCACCCTTTCGCTTCCGGACAAACAGGCAATGCGACAGATCGATATCGTGCCCATCGTTGCAGAAACGATCGGGCTACTCCGTGCATCCGTTCCCGATACTGTCTCTATCCGGTTCGGCGTATCGGAGGATATGCGCCCTATCCTTGCTGACGCAACGCAAATTCATCGACTTCTGCTCAATCTATGCACCAATTCAGTGCACTCCATGCGGGAATGCGGCGGCTTATTGCATGTGGAACTCGGCCGTGTAGAACTTGATCCTGGCATGGCAGCCGATATCCATCCCACCCTTAAACCGGGTTCGTACCTGCAAATCACCGTGAGTGACACCGGGTGCGGTATTGACCCGGATATCATGGAACGCATCTTTGAACCCTACTTCACGACAAAAACAAACGGCGAAGGAAGCGGTTTGGGGCTGGCAGTAGTCAGTCGCATTGTAAAGGGTCATGGAGGAGCTATCACCGTTAAGAGTGTTCCAGGGAAGGGCACAACGTGCCAGGCTTTTCTTCCGACTGTGGAGTGCGCTTCGACATTTTGTCCCCTTGGGCGTGTTGCGCCCCTGCAATCAATGAGAAAGGAGGCTTCGGAGGGCCTGCTGAGAGATGATGTACAGCATCTACATGTTGACATAGAACGTATATACAAGAATATCGAGCATCTGGAAAAGTACCTGAAAGAACACCGGATAGAGAGTTCTCGTTTGTCCGGCTTGCGGACCGACGTTCAAGATTTGGACGTTCACCTTTACGAGGTGATCTCTCACCTGATGCACGATCGGGAGCAGTCCCGGTCAAGGCGAACGGTGCAGGAAGAAGCTGTACGAGATTAG
- a CDS encoding FeoA family protein, whose amino-acid sequence MCEATVKPLTSMKPRQKAFIVALNGGTELQHRLVSMGLHVGKEVEILFPCSHVDDPAIVAAGETRLAIGYGMASQIMVAADPA is encoded by the coding sequence ATGTGTGAAGCCACAGTTAAACCACTTACAAGTATGAAGCCCAGGCAAAAAGCCTTCATCGTGGCACTGAACGGCGGAACCGAACTTCAGCACCGTCTTGTCAGTATGGGGCTGCATGTCGGCAAAGAAGTGGAAATTCTGTTCCCTTGTTCCCACGTCGATGATCCTGCAATAGTCGCCGCAGGCGAAACACGCCTGGCAATCGGTTACGGGATGGCTTCCCAGATTATGGTAGCCGCAGATCCTGCCTAG
- a CDS encoding DUF4910 domain-containing protein gives MDQPLDRMREFVRRFWKLNRTAVNEDSDRLVNDIRQKVDCNIIELPSGSECLTWLVPKRWHVREGYLARLNGTRIVDFQDNPLHLWTHSIPFKGTIKRQDLEGHLYHDAKNPQWVPYHYRNGYRYDAREWGFSLSHEVYKTLSEDEYIVRIDTDVDDEGSLKVIDYWLKGEQPDTIFVAAHTCHPGQATDGLTNVAVALELFHYLKSLDFRRNSYRLILGPEYFAAAAFLSRTPQSEIDVLRGGIFLDMFGSGEPFGFQFSYNGNSRLDRAVANVFSHHVRNHIRRPYRKFLGNDEMFYNGPGFLIPTVGIGCDLHAAYHFSKDDFDSVNWHQLTKGLELCKKIIEVLETDFIPVPQFRGPLYLSRFDLYIDPKVDRKGYDGLEHIQILMNGNRSCLDIAQELDINFFFVRSFCEKLLEKQLAERKPAEF, from the coding sequence ATGGATCAACCGCTGGACAGAATGCGTGAATTCGTGAGGAGATTCTGGAAGCTTAATCGAACGGCCGTGAATGAAGATTCCGATCGACTCGTGAATGACATCCGTCAGAAAGTCGATTGTAATATCATTGAATTACCTTCAGGGAGCGAATGCCTAACATGGTTGGTTCCTAAACGATGGCACGTGAGAGAAGGATATTTAGCCCGGCTAAATGGAACCCGCATTGTCGATTTCCAGGACAATCCACTCCACTTGTGGACACACTCCATCCCGTTCAAGGGAACAATCAAGCGTCAGGATTTGGAAGGACACCTGTACCACGACGCTAAAAACCCTCAATGGGTTCCTTATCATTATCGGAACGGATACCGATACGACGCCCGGGAATGGGGGTTCAGCCTTAGTCACGAAGTCTACAAGACACTCTCCGAAGATGAATACATCGTCCGGATTGACACGGATGTTGACGATGAAGGGTCTTTGAAAGTCATTGACTACTGGTTGAAAGGGGAGCAGCCGGACACTATCTTCGTGGCAGCACACACATGCCACCCGGGGCAAGCGACAGACGGGTTGACCAACGTGGCAGTAGCACTTGAACTATTTCATTATTTGAAAAGCCTGGATTTTCGCAGAAACTCATACCGTTTGATTCTCGGCCCTGAGTATTTTGCTGCTGCAGCATTTCTCTCACGGACTCCGCAATCAGAAATAGATGTGTTGCGTGGAGGCATATTCCTGGATATGTTCGGTTCCGGCGAACCTTTCGGGTTTCAGTTCTCGTATAACGGGAATTCTCGATTGGATCGTGCGGTGGCAAACGTCTTTTCACACCACGTGCGCAATCATATACGTCGGCCGTATCGAAAATTCCTGGGGAATGATGAAATGTTCTATAACGGCCCGGGCTTTCTGATCCCCACAGTAGGAATAGGGTGCGATTTGCATGCTGCCTACCACTTCAGTAAAGATGATTTCGATTCTGTCAATTGGCATCAATTGACCAAAGGTTTGGAGCTGTGCAAGAAGATCATTGAGGTCCTGGAGACGGATTTCATTCCCGTGCCGCAGTTTCGAGGCCCACTCTATCTTTCGAGATTCGACCTCTATATCGATCCAAAAGTGGATCGAAAAGGGTATGATGGTCTGGAGCACATTCAAATACTCATGAATGGAAACAGAAGTTGTCTGGATATCGCTCAAGAGCTGGACATCAATTTCTTTTTTGTGCGCTCGTTTTGCGAGAAACTGCTGGAGAAACAACTGGCGGAAAGAAAACCGGCCGAATTTTGA